GAATCACATGGTCGCCGGCCAGCAGGGACATGACGGCCTCTTCCTGGTGGGGCCAGGGCGTAATCCCTTGGTCACCAACCCAGCTGAAGAAGCGCTCGTACATCTGGTCGCCGTCCAGGTTCCGCTCCTGGCCCAGAGCGGGGATATACTGCTCCAAACTGCCCGAAGAGACCGGGGGCTCAGCAGGGCGCGACTGGTCGAGCGAGCTCGCCTGACTGGCGCCCTGGTGCTCGAAGGATTGGGATTCATCTGCTGAGGAAAGAGGCATAATATCAGTCTACCGATGACCCCTGGCATCTGCCTGAACGACTGCCTCTCCGCAGCCCCTAATGTCAAACGAACATGAGCACTTTCTGCGGGCAAGCAAGGCCCTTCAAGCTGGTCTCAGGGCAATATTTACGCCAATTTTGAAGGCGAATAGCGTTTTTATTTTTTTGAGCTATAATATGTAAGTAAACATAACTAAATAATGTATATCGGCTTCGAGGACGATACGTCGATATACACAGCACAGCAGAAGGTGCTCGTAGCCAAACCCTACAAACACCCGCCCCAAGCTGGAAGCACAGCAGCTCCCAGCCGCAAAGCACACAATGAACTGGCCTTAGAGTCAGTCAAGAGTTGAAGAGGCTCATTATGACGAAGAAAACTTGGGTGGCCGGCATAGCGTTAGCCACAGCCACCATGCTCGCACTTTCAGGATGCTCGATGGGAGGAGGGGCGTCAAACAATAAAGGCGCCTCCGGTGACAGCAACGGCGCAGGAAAGACCGTCACCATCTGGGCCATGAAAGGCGACTACACCGACGAGACACTGGCAGCCATCAACAAAGCCTTCGAAAAGAAGACCGGCGCCAAGGTCAAGTTGCAAATCCAGCAGTGGAACAACATTGGCACCAAGGTAACGACAGCCCTGTCCACCGACACGCCGCCCGACATTATCGATATGGGCAACACGCAGGTAGCTGGATACGCTGCCTCCGGTGGTCTGATGGATTTGACCAGCAACAAGAGCGAATTGACTGGCGGCAACACCTGGGTGAAAGGCTTGGAAGACCCGGCCACCATCGATGGCAAGCTCTACGGCGTGCCCGCTTTCGCTGCAGCCCGTGCGGTCATCTACAACAAAAAAGTGTGGAATGACGCGGGCGTGACCAGCGAGCCCAAGAACTGGGACGAGTTCACGGCCGACCTCGACAAGATCGCCGCCAAGAACGCCTCCAACGCCGATTTCGTACCCTTCTACCTGCCTGGCCAGTACTGGTACTCAGCCCTGCAGTTCATCTGGGACGCTGGTGGCGAAGTGGCCGTGCAAAAGGGCGGCAGCTGGAAAGGCTCCACCTCTAGCGCTGAATCCGTCAAGGGTATGGACCAGTGGAAAGCCTTCCAAAACAAGTACTCATCCAAGGCCTCACAGACCGTCGACACACTCGACCCCTCGATGGATCAATTCCTGGCCGACAGCAAGACCGGCGCAATCTTGAGCAATTCCGCCTCCATCGTAGCCGCCAAGTCCGCCAACAAGGACTTGAAGGACGACGATCTGGGCACCTTCCCCATGCCCGGCCAATCCGGCAAGAATCAAACCTCCATGGTCGCTGGCTCAGACTGGGCCATCGCTGCCAAGAGCAAGAACCAAAAGCTGGCCCTGGAATGGGTCAAGATCGCGGCCAGCGACAGCGTCCAGCAGGAGTGGGTCTTTAAGCACGACGGCTGGCTGCCCAACTCCGTTGAAGGACTCGACAAAGCTATGAATTCTGCCGACTTCCCCCAGGTGCAGAAGGGCTTCTTCGAGGCAGCTAAGGTCTCCAAGACCACGCCAGGCTCCCCCAACTGGGCCACGGTCGAAGGCGACAAGTCCATCAACGAGTTCACCCAGTCCATCGCCACTGGCGACTCCTCCACCAAAGACGCCGCACAGAAGTTCGACGCCCACCTCGACGAAGTGTTCGCCAAGAAGAACTGAGCACTCTCGTCAATTGCCCCACCGCCCGTGGACGAGCGACCTATAGCTTGCCCACGGGTTGGGGCTCCTCCCCGTACATCGGTTAGGAAACTGCTATGACATTTGAATCCGCATCTGTGCCTGCCTCTCGCACCAGCGCCGGGGCCCCTCAGCCCGGCGGCTCCGCCCTCCACACCCGAAAGAGCAGACGCCAGAGCAGCCTGAAAAACTACAATAAAATTGCTGCCCTCCTACTCACCCCCACCGGCATAATCTTGATAGCGCTGGTGATTGTCCCCATCATCTTCCTGATTTTCACCTCCTTCACCGACTTTAATCAAAAGTCTCTCTTCACCGGCGAGTTCAACGTCAAAGGCTTTGAGCAGTACGCCACAGTGCTCTCCGACGGCAGCTTCTGGGCCGCCCTCCTGCGCACGTTCATCTTCACCGCAGCCCTGGTACTCGGCTCCATGCTCATCGGCATGGGCGTGGCGCAGATGATGGCCAAATTAGGCACCTTCATGCGTTACCTGGTAACGTTCGTGCTGATTTTCGCCTGGGCCATGCCCAACGTGGCCTCCTCCTTCGTCTGGAACTGGCTCTTCCAGCCCGGCTACGGCGTGATTAACTGGCTTTTGACCCGCCTGCACATCTTTGGCAATGTGAGCGACCTGGCCTGGTCCAACAACACTAGCCTGGCCTTCGTCTGCATCTGGCTGCTCGTGGTCTGGCAGGCTGTCCCCTACATCGCCATCACCCTCTATGCAGCCACCAGCCAGCTGGACCCTTCCAGCATCGAAGCCGCGCAGATTGACGGAGCGGGCCCCATTTGCACCTACTGGCAGATTATAGTGCCGCTGATTTTCCCCTCCATCCTCGTGGTGGCCATGCTCTCCATTATTTGGGATTTCAACGTCTTCAACCAGATTTGGCTGGTCTCCCAGGGAGGCCCCCACGGCTCGACTTCCACCATCGGAGTCTTTACCTACAAGAAGGCCTTTATCAACTTCGATATTGCCCAGGGCGCTGCTATCTCGGTCATCACCGTGGTACTGCTGCTGGCCCTGACTGCCGTATACGTTCGCAATCTCCTGAAATCAGGTGAGGATCTATGACTTCTACAAGTTTAAAAGCCACAGCCAGCTCAGCCCCTGTCCGCGCACAAAGGCGTTTCAACTGGCGAAAATGCGGCCGCATAGTCATCGCCGTGCTCTTCTGCATCGTCTGGTTCTTCCCGGTCTATTGGATGGTCATCACGGCCTTCAAGCCCCGCAACGAAGTCATGACCAAAAACCCTGTCTTTATCCCCAGCCACTGGTCGGTGGAGAACTTCCATACGGCCATCTTCCAGACGCAGTTCTTCACCAACTTGAAGAACTCGGCCATTATCACCTTCGTCGCAGTGGTGGTCTCCATTCTCTTCGCCTTCCTGGCCTGCGCCGCACTCACCCTCTACCGGTTTAGGGGTCGGCGGACCATTATGGTGATGATTCTGGCCATGCAGATGATTCCCGGCACTGCCATGCTGATTCCCCAGTTCATCGTCTTCAACCAGTTCGGCTTGCTCAACAAGTACATCGGCCTGATTTTGGCCTATATCGCTCTCGTTCTGCCCTTCTCTATATGGAACATGCGAGGCTTCTTCCTCTCCATCCCCTCCTCAATCTTTGAGTCGGCCCGCGTGGAAGGTGCCTCGGAATGGCAGATCCTGCGACGCATCACCTTCCCTCTGGTGGCACCAGGCGTCGTGTCCACCTCGGTCTTCGCCTTCATCACAGCCTGGAACGACTACCTGACTGCCTACACGTTCATGAAGGATGAAACCAAATACACCCTTCCCGTCTGGCTTGCCTCCTTCACCACCCCAGCTGGCACCGACTTCGGTTCGCAGATGGCAGCCTCGGTGCTCTTCTCCCTGCCCGTCGTCATCTTCTTTATGGTGATTGAAGGCAACATTGCCAAGGGCGCTACCACGGGCTCAGTAAAGTAAACGTAGACACAAACGTAGGCCAGCACAGGAGGGTAACAGCATGACGAGCAGCAAGGCCGTCGATGAGAGCGAGAAGCGGGCCAAGCGCGCGAAGCCGCGGGTATCTTCGCCTTCAGATATCCGCAAGAGCAACCGCCAGGCTGTCCTCCGTGCGCTCTACCCCGACCGCTGGCTCTCCCGGGCCGACTTAGCTAAGCTCACCGGCCTGTCGAAAGTCTCGGTCTCAGACGTGGTGGCCGAGCTGATTCAGGACTCCCTCCTGGTAGAAGGGGGCTATAAACCCTCTTCCAAGCCCGGCAAACCGGCTGTCCTGGTAGGGATTGAGGCTCAGGGTAAAACGGTGATGGCCGTTGACCTTTCGGAGGCAGGCACCGTCAAGGGAATCCTGTGCGACTTGAAAGGCCAGATCATACTGAGGGCCAAGCAGGATTTACCCCAGAGCAATCCGCTCCCCCTGGAGCCCATCATCGCCCTGTGTCAGCAGCTCAAAGCTCGCGCCCCCGAACCCCTGCTCGGCCTAGCTGTCGCCACGCCAGGCACCGTCAACATGCAGGGCACCGTTCTGGCAGCACCGAACCTAGGCTGGTCGGACGTGGACCTGGCTCAAATTCTGAGCCAGCAGGTGGGTCTGCGCACCTACGTGACCAACGACGCCGACAGCGCCGTCTTTGGCGAGCACTGTTTCGCCGGAGGGCCCGCGAACATGATCCTGGTGCAGATTGCCCGAGGCGTGGGTGCTGGTGTGCTCATCGACAACCGTATTGTGCGCGGCTCCCACTATGTGGCCGGAGAAATAGGGCATGTGGTGGTCGACGAAAACGGCATTGCCTGTGCCTGCGGCAAGCGCGGCTGCTTGGAAACGCTCACCTCAGTACCCTTCCTGGCGGGCAAAATCGCGGCGCAGCCCCAAGCTCGGGAAGGTATCCTGGCCCAGGCGGGACAGGTTTTGGGAGCAGCGCTCTCCATGCCCGTAGCCTTGACCAACATCACGGACATCAGTATCGCTGGCCCCTCTGAAATTACCGACGAGGCCATGCTCACCGCGCTTGAAAATACAATCAACGAACGGGTCCACTCTCGTTTTATTGAACACGTTCATGTACATCCAGCCGCCCTGGGCAATGACGCGGCAGTCCTCGGCGGTGCCGCTTGCGTACTCAGACGCGAGCTCGGCGTTTTGTAAGCCTCTATTCATCAGCAAACCTCCCCTAGCGAAAAGAAACACACCATGACCACACCAACAGATCAGCGGCAGACACCCACCCCCCACGCGACCCCAGACCCCGGAGCAGAGCAGCTAGCACTCATTCCCATCCCCCAGCAGGTGAGCATGGAAAGCGGCCACCGGCTCATGCCAGCCAATGGGCGCATCAGCTACCGGGGACCACGAGCAGTAGACCACATGGGCCGCATATCCTTCCTCTCAGCCCAGCTCGCCCAAGAGATACGCGAACAAACTGGCTTGACCTGGAGTTCCGCCCAAGGCGCTCGTTGGTCTGCCTGGATAGAGCTCAATATTGACCCCAGCTTGAGTCCCCAAGCCTATAAGCTGCGCATCAAGCAGGGTTCGCCCGCTGTCAGCGTCTGTGGAGGCGACTGGGAAGGCCTGCGCTACGGAGTACAGACCCTGCGCCAGATTATCCGGCAACGAGGGGCCCTCCTGCCCTGCTTGCAGATTGAGGACCAACCGGTCATGCCCGTGCGCTCCTACAGCTTAGACGTAACGCGCGGCCGGGTACCCACCATGGCCTGGCTCAAAGCCTGGGTTGATAAGCTCGCCTTCTATAAGTACAACCAGCTCCAGCTCTACGTGGAGCACACCTTCGGCTTCGATGGGCTGAGCGAGTCTTGGAGGGGCACCTCTCCCCTACAGCCCCAAGACATTCTCGAGCTCGACACCTACTGCCTCCAGCAAGGTATTGAACTGGTTCCCTCCCTGTCCACCTTCGGCCACCACTATATGACCCTGCGCACCCGCTCCTGGCGGGCCCTGGGCGAGTTCCCCGAGCAAGCTGACCGACCCTACTCCTTCATTGAGCGCCAGGAGCACCACACCCTCAACGTGACTGACCCCAAGGCCTTCGAGTTTTCTTGCTCCATCATCGACTCCTACGCCCAGCTCTTCTCCAGCCGCAAGTTCAACATCGGCGGCGACGAGACTTTCGACCTAGGCAAGGGGCAATCCAAGCAACGGGCGCAGGAGGTAGGTGCCGACAAGCTCTACGCCGACTATCTGGTGAGCCTGTGCGATCACCTGACCGAGCAGGGCCGCGAACCCATGTTCTGGGGCGATATTGCCGTATCCATGCCCGGCGTGCTGGACCGCCTGCCCAAGGACTTCCCCCTGCTCAACTGGCTCTACGCGCCAGACATTGATGACAGCAAGGTCAAGCTCGTGGCCCAGACCGGGCTGCCACAATACGTGTGCTCAGCCGTTCAGGCCTGGAATGGCCTGCTACCCAAGGTCCACGACGCCTGGAGTAACATCAGCCGCCTGGACCGCTTCGGACAGCAATACGCCGCGGTGGGAGCCATGGTGACCGACTGGGGCGACTACGGGCATATCAACGATCCCGTTATGAGCATACCCGGTCTAGTCTATGGCGCCCAGTACGCCTGGCAGCCCGATGGGCCTGACTTCGATCAGATGAATGTACTCATCTCGCGCTTGGAATACGGCGACCAGAGCGGCAGGTACCTGGATGCCCTCTCCCGGGCCAGCCAAGCCGTCAGCTTCGGCTGGAACGACATGGTCACATACGCGGAGCTCAACAACGGCCAGGGTCAGGTCAACACCGATGTGAGCGACTTCCTAGCCTCGGTGCACGGCAGCACAGCCTGGCCCACTCAGGCCACAACTCCCCTAGCGCAAGCCCGCAAGCATTATCTGGAGCTGTGCCTGCAGCACCTGCAAGAGACGAGGGCCACCAACGACCTCCTTCTCCAGGCGAGTGCTGACCTGGCAAGAGCTGCCGCTTCGAGCACCCGTCCTGGCTATGAAAACTCTCACGCCCAGCTCCTGGCCTGCCAGGGACAGTTCCTCTTCAATGAGCTAGGGCTGAGCCTGGCCCAGCGTGCGGGGCTGGTCACAAGCGCTGAAGCCGAGTCTGCGCCAAAGCCAACTGAGTTGGCCGGACAGCTGGAGAGCTGGTTCGAGCAGTACCGGGCCCGCTGGCGGCAGACCAGCCGTGAGTCTGAACTCAGGCGTATTTCAGCGGTCGTTTGGGCTTTCGCCGACCTCCTGCGCCAGTAGGCCGAGTCAGTCTTCCTGGTCTTTCGGCTGCTCAGCCCCGTGTCCATTTGGCTTGCCTTTGCTGCCCTTACCGTCTTGGCTGCCTTGGCCGTCGGTATGTGCTGAGCGGCCTGCCTTACCTCGTCCTTCGTGCTCGCCCTTGCCTGGGTGAATGCGCAGGAATTCGGGGATGTCGTGGGTACGTGGATCCACCTGCGACTCGGGATGGGTCTCGTCGTATCCCTGCAGGTAGCGGGTCTGCCGCCACTGGCGGATGGATGCGTTGGAACCCCGGTGGTGCACATGGTACTGGAGGGGGGCGCCGCCGTAGCGATCCTGATCGACTTCCTTGGCCACGGCAATCTGATTGATGTTGGACGCATCCATAATGGCCAGCGGAGCTACGGTCTCCACGTCGACTGGAGCCGTGGGTGCCGCAGTACGCTTCTGCATGCGTTCAGGCAGGATGCGAGCCAACTTCGACAGGACTGCACAGACAATGAAGTAGATGACCGACGCCACCAGCAGGGTCTGCAAAATATTGAAATACATGGACCCCAAGCGTCTGGACTCCTGGAGCAAGTCCGTGTACATAATAATCGAGCCCAAGGCCGTGTCCTTCAAAACCACCACCAACTGGGTCACTGCTGCGGGCAGCATAGCGTAGACAGCCTGCGGAACCTCTATCTGCATGAGCGACTGTGTCTGCGTGAGCCCTAGGGCTAGGGAAGCCTCCCTCTGGCCGCCAGGCAGGTTGCCCACGCCGGAGCGAATGAGCTCAGCTACCACAGAGCCGTTGTAAAGCACCAGCGACACCACGACAGCCCAGTAAGAGGCCTCTGAGATGCCCGAGAAAGCGAACCACCGCCAGAAGAAAATCATCAGCATGAGCACAGGGACAGCCCTGCAAAACTCTACGATGACACCCGAAATGGTCCGTAGGATAATGCTCGGCAGGAGACGCCCTAAGCCGAAGATAAACCCGAACAGTACCGAGCCAATCACGGCTACAACCGACGCTTTGATGGTCAGCCACAGGCCGGGCAGGTAAAAGTCGCTCCAAGCCTCAGAGTCAAGTGCGGGCTTCCACAGCTCCCAGGAGAGCTGGTTTTCCCCGTCCGGCGGATTGTGCAAGCGCAGCAGAATCAGGACCACCACGAGCGCAAACACCATACCTGCTATCCAATTCGCTATACGAATTTTGGCGCGACCCTTGGGCCCCGGTTGGTCAAAGAGCAGGGAACTTTCATTGCGAGATGCTGCCACTTTGATCACCTCCTCACAGCGAGTTTGTTCGACAGGAAGGTTGTGATGGCGCCAATGGGCAAGACCAAAATAACGTATCCTAGGGCGAAAATCATAAAAATGGCCACAATCGAGTTGGCATGGTACTCAATCATCTCGCTCATGAGCGAAGAGGATTCAGTGGCCACAGAAGCTGCGGCGGCGACCGTAGAATTCTTCAAAAGGGCTATGAGCGTGTTGCCCAGAGGAGCTACAGCACCGCGGAAAGCTTGAGGCAGGATAATCTGCGTAGCCGACTGAGTAAAACTCAGGCCCAGGGCCCTGGCAGCCTCCGCCTGACCTAAAGGCACCGTGTTGATGCCGGAGCGCAGGGACTCGCACACGAAAGCCGACGTGTACAGGGACAGGCCCACGACAGCCAGCCAGAAGAAGTTCAGGTCAAAGTTGCTCGAAAAGCTCAACTTGAGCTGGGCGAAAGCCCCCAAGACCATAAACACCATGATGATGGTCAGCGGCATGTTCTGGAAGAACTCCACAAAAGCCGAGGCAACCAGTCGCATGGAAGAGACCGGCGAGATGCGCATAATAACGAGCACAATGCCCAAGACCAGTGAGAACAGGGCCGCCCACAGGGTCAACTCAATGTTGACTAAAAATGCGGCGGGAATATTGTAGTCCCGGAAGAGCTCCATAATGGCCTTCATGACTGTTCCCCCTCTGTAGGCACCGGCGGATTGTACTTAGGGTCGGGCTTGAAGCTCGTGCCCCTCGTATTCTCCTGCACGGCTCGCTGCCAGGAGCCGTCCGCTTCCATCTGCCGTATGGCATCATCCACTTTTCGGGCCAGCGCATGGTCGCCCTTCTTAATGCCCACCCCGTAGGACTCCTGGGTGAAGGGCTTGCCTAAAACGGTCAGTCGGCCCCTCGAGGCCGAAGCGAGACCGGCCAAAATGATGTCGTCTGTGGTGACCGCATCCACAATACCTGAGAAGAGCGCAGTGGCGCATTCGGCGTAGCCCGGCTGCTGCATGAGCTGCACTTTGGACGAGTAGCGCTCCTTAATCGTGACCGCCGAAGTTGAGCCGGTCACCGAGCACAAGCGCTTGCCGTCCAAATCGTCAGGTCCTTTGATAGCCGTGTCTCCTTTGCGCACCATCAGGTCCTGTCCAGCCACGAAATAGGGGCCAGCAAAGGTCACGGCTTTCTTACGAGCGGCGTTCATAGAGTAGGTGGCAATTACCAGGTCCACATCACCATTTTGCAGCATAGCTTCACGCTGCTTAGAAGGCGCCTCCTTCCAGATGATGTTTGCCTCGGAATAGCCCAGTTTTTTTGCTATATATTTGGCCACATCCACGTCAAAGCCCACGTAGGTGCCCGACTTTTTGAAGCCCAGGCCCGGCTGGTCAAATTTAATGCCGATACGAATCTTGCCTGCCTCCTTGTCGGAGCCGCAGGCCGCGAGCGAAAACATGCAGGCGAAGGCGCACAGGGCAGCTAGAAGGGTCTTCCACCAGACCCGCAGCCCCCGGCCTCCTGCACTCTCCCGCCAGGTCATGCTTGTCATATTTGCCTCATTCACATGCATAGGCTCGCCCTGCTCTAGTGGGTGAGGATCTTGGAAAGGAACTCTTGAGCACGTTCGCTCTTGGGGTGGTCGAAGAACTGGTCAGGCTTGCCTTCTTCCAAAATCCGACCATCCGCCATAAAGACAATGCGGTCAGCTGCCCGGCGGGCAAAGCCCATCTCATGGGTGACGCAAATCATAGTCATCCCCTCCTTGGCCAGCTCAATCATCACGTCCAGCACCTCGTTGACCATCTCAGGGTCCAGGGCCGAAGTAGGTTCGTCGAAGAGCATAATCTTCGGCTTCATGGCCAGGGCACGCGCAATGGCTACGCGCTGCTGCTGGCCGCCGGAGAGCTGGGAGGGCATCTTAGAAGCCTGGGACTCAACACCTACCCGGGCTAGCAGATCCATGGCGAAATCTTCGGCATCCTTCTTGTCCATATGGCGCACTTTCATCGGCGCCAGCGTCACATTCTCCAAGATCGTCTTGTTGGCGAAGAGGTTGAAGGACTGGAAGACCATGCCCACTTCAGCGCGCAACCGCGCCAGATCCTTGCCCTCCTCGGGCAGGAGTTCACCGTCAATACGGATGACCCCTGAGTCAATAGACTCCAAACGGTTGATAGTGCGGCACATGGTCGACTTACCAGAGCCTGACGGCCCTACCACGACTAAAACCTCGCCTTGGCACACCTGAATGTTGATGTCTTTTAAAACGTGCAAGCGCCCATAGTGCTTCTCCACATGCGACAGTTCCACCAGGGGTCTGTCAGTAGCGGGTGGTTTGTTGATGGTCGATACTACCGCTTGAGATGATAGCTG
This window of the Bombiscardovia nodaiensis genome carries:
- a CDS encoding N-acetyl-beta-hexosaminidase gives rise to the protein MTTPTDQRQTPTPHATPDPGAEQLALIPIPQQVSMESGHRLMPANGRISYRGPRAVDHMGRISFLSAQLAQEIREQTGLTWSSAQGARWSAWIELNIDPSLSPQAYKLRIKQGSPAVSVCGGDWEGLRYGVQTLRQIIRQRGALLPCLQIEDQPVMPVRSYSLDVTRGRVPTMAWLKAWVDKLAFYKYNQLQLYVEHTFGFDGLSESWRGTSPLQPQDILELDTYCLQQGIELVPSLSTFGHHYMTLRTRSWRALGEFPEQADRPYSFIERQEHHTLNVTDPKAFEFSCSIIDSYAQLFSSRKFNIGGDETFDLGKGQSKQRAQEVGADKLYADYLVSLCDHLTEQGREPMFWGDIAVSMPGVLDRLPKDFPLLNWLYAPDIDDSKVKLVAQTGLPQYVCSAVQAWNGLLPKVHDAWSNISRLDRFGQQYAAVGAMVTDWGDYGHINDPVMSIPGLVYGAQYAWQPDGPDFDQMNVLISRLEYGDQSGRYLDALSRASQAVSFGWNDMVTYAELNNGQGQVNTDVSDFLASVHGSTAWPTQATTPLAQARKHYLELCLQHLQETRATNDLLLQASADLARAAASSTRPGYENSHAQLLACQGQFLFNELGLSLAQRAGLVTSAEAESAPKPTELAGQLESWFEQYRARWRQTSRESELRRISAVVWAFADLLRQ
- the gluB_2 gene encoding glutamate ABC transporter substrate-binding protein, yielding MHVNEANMTSMTWRESAGGRGLRVWWKTLLAALCAFACMFSLAACGSDKEAGKIRIGIKFDQPGLGFKKSGTYVGFDVDVAKYIAKKLGYSEANIIWKEAPSKQREAMLQNGDVDLVIATYSMNAARKKAVTFAGPYFVAGQDLMVRKGDTAIKGPDDLDGKRLCSVTGSTSAVTIKERYSSKVQLMQQPGYAECATALFSGIVDAVTTDDIILAGLASASRGRLTVLGKPFTQESYGVGIKKGDHALARKVDDAIRQMEADGSWQRAVQENTRGTSFKPDPKYNPPVPTEGEQS
- a CDS encoding sugar ABC transporter substrate-binding protein, producing MGGGASNNKGASGDSNGAGKTVTIWAMKGDYTDETLAAINKAFEKKTGAKVKLQIQQWNNIGTKVTTALSTDTPPDIIDMGNTQVAGYAASGGLMDLTSNKSELTGGNTWVKGLEDPATIDGKLYGVPAFAAARAVIYNKKVWNDAGVTSEPKNWDEFTADLDKIAAKNASNADFVPFYLPGQYWYSALQFIWDAGGEVAVQKGGSWKGSTSSAESVKGMDQWKAFQNKYSSKASQTVDTLDPSMDQFLADSKTGAILSNSASIVAAKSANKDLKDDDLGTFPMPGQSGKNQTSMVAGSDWAIAAKSKNQKLALEWVKIAASDSVQQEWVFKHDGWLPNSVEGLDKAMNSADFPQVQKGFFEAAKVSKTTPGSPNWATVEGDKSINEFTQSIATGDSSTKDAAQKFDAHLDEVFAKKN
- the gluD gene encoding ABC transporter permease, with product MAASRNESSLLFDQPGPKGRAKIRIANWIAGMVFALVVVLILLRLHNPPDGENQLSWELWKPALDSEAWSDFYLPGLWLTIKASVVAVIGSVLFGFIFGLGRLLPSIILRTISGVIVEFCRAVPVLMLMIFFWRWFAFSGISEASYWAVVVSLVLYNGSVVAELIRSGVGNLPGGQREASLALGLTQTQSLMQIEVPQAVYAMLPAAVTQLVVVLKDTALGSIIMYTDLLQESRRLGSMYFNILQTLLVASVIYFIVCAVLSKLARILPERMQKRTAAPTAPVDVETVAPLAIMDASNINQIAVAKEVDQDRYGGAPLQYHVHHRGSNASIRQWRQTRYLQGYDETHPESQVDPRTHDIPEFLRIHPGKGEHEGRGKAGRSAHTDGQGSQDGKGSKGKPNGHGAEQPKDQED
- the xylR gene encoding ROK family protein, translating into MTSSKAVDESEKRAKRAKPRVSSPSDIRKSNRQAVLRALYPDRWLSRADLAKLTGLSKVSVSDVVAELIQDSLLVEGGYKPSSKPGKPAVLVGIEAQGKTVMAVDLSEAGTVKGILCDLKGQIILRAKQDLPQSNPLPLEPIIALCQQLKARAPEPLLGLAVATPGTVNMQGTVLAAPNLGWSDVDLAQILSQQVGLRTYVTNDADSAVFGEHCFAGGPANMILVQIARGVGAGVLIDNRIVRGSHYVAGEIGHVVVDENGIACACGKRGCLETLTSVPFLAGKIAAQPQAREGILAQAGQVLGAALSMPVALTNITDISIAGPSEITDEAMLTALENTINERVHSRFIEHVHVHPAALGNDAAVLGGAACVLRRELGVL
- a CDS encoding sugar ABC transporter permease; its protein translation is MTFESASVPASRTSAGAPQPGGSALHTRKSRRQSSLKNYNKIAALLLTPTGIILIALVIVPIIFLIFTSFTDFNQKSLFTGEFNVKGFEQYATVLSDGSFWAALLRTFIFTAALVLGSMLIGMGVAQMMAKLGTFMRYLVTFVLIFAWAMPNVASSFVWNWLFQPGYGVINWLLTRLHIFGNVSDLAWSNNTSLAFVCIWLLVVWQAVPYIAITLYAATSQLDPSSIEAAQIDGAGPICTYWQIIVPLIFPSILVVAMLSIIWDFNVFNQIWLVSQGGPHGSTSTIGVFTYKKAFINFDIAQGAAISVITVVLLLALTAVYVRNLLKSGEDL
- a CDS encoding sugar ABC transporter permease, which produces MTSTSLKATASSAPVRAQRRFNWRKCGRIVIAVLFCIVWFFPVYWMVITAFKPRNEVMTKNPVFIPSHWSVENFHTAIFQTQFFTNLKNSAIITFVAVVVSILFAFLACAALTLYRFRGRRTIMVMILAMQMIPGTAMLIPQFIVFNQFGLLNKYIGLILAYIALVLPFSIWNMRGFFLSIPSSIFESARVEGASEWQILRRITFPLVAPGVVSTSVFAFITAWNDYLTAYTFMKDETKYTLPVWLASFTTPAGTDFGSQMAASVLFSLPVVIFFMVIEGNIAKGATTGSVK
- the gluC gene encoding ABC transporter permease; amino-acid sequence: MKAIMELFRDYNIPAAFLVNIELTLWAALFSLVLGIVLVIMRISPVSSMRLVASAFVEFFQNMPLTIIMVFMVLGAFAQLKLSFSSNFDLNFFWLAVVGLSLYTSAFVCESLRSGINTVPLGQAEAARALGLSFTQSATQIILPQAFRGAVAPLGNTLIALLKNSTVAAAASVATESSSLMSEMIEYHANSIVAIFMIFALGYVILVLPIGAITTFLSNKLAVRR
- the gluA gene encoding glutamate ABC transporter ATP-binding protein; this encodes MSESQLSSQAVVSTINKPPATDRPLVELSHVEKHYGRLHVLKDINIQVCQGEVLVVVGPSGSGKSTMCRTINRLESIDSGVIRIDGELLPEEGKDLARLRAEVGMVFQSFNLFANKTILENVTLAPMKVRHMDKKDAEDFAMDLLARVGVESQASKMPSQLSGGQQQRVAIARALAMKPKIMLFDEPTSALDPEMVNEVLDVMIELAKEGMTMICVTHEMGFARRAADRIVFMADGRILEEGKPDQFFDHPKSERAQEFLSKILTH